A part of Rattus norvegicus strain BN/NHsdMcwi chromosome 4, GRCr8, whole genome shotgun sequence genomic DNA contains:
- the Rps25l3 gene encoding small ribosomal subunit protein eS25-like, protein MLPKDDKKKKDAGKSAKKDKDPVNKSGGKAKKKKWSKGKVRDKLNNLILFDKATYDKLCKEVPNYKLITPAVVSERLKIRGSLARAALQELLSKGLIKLVSKHRAQVIYTRNTKGGDAPAAGEDA, encoded by the coding sequence ATGCTGCCCAAAGAcgacaagaagaagaaggatgcCGGAAAGTCGGCCAAAAAAGACAAGGACCCAGTAAATAAATCTGGTGGCAAGGCCAAAAAGAAGAAGTGGTCCAAAGGCAAAGTTCGGGACAAGCTGAACAATCTCATCCTGTTTGACAAAGCTACTTACGACAAACTTTGTAAGGAAGTTCCCAACTATAAGCTTATTACTCCAGCTGTGGTCTCCGAGAGACTGAAGATTCGAGGTTCCTTGGCCAGGGCAGCCCTTCAGGAGCTACTTAGTAAAGGACTTATCAAGCTGGTTTCAAAGCACAGAGCCCAAGTAATTTACACCAGAAACACAAAGGGTGGAGATGCCCCAGCTGCTGGTGAAGATGCATAA